In one Chlamydia sp. BM-2023 genomic region, the following are encoded:
- a CDS encoding 1-acyl-sn-glycerol-3-phosphate acyltransferase gives MIRKVWRTIYEATYAFLVGSALKLRYKIKVEGEKSLKPNPNQGCLFLSNHVAEIDPVILEYLFWPTFYVRPLAVEYLFKNPIVRLFLKSVGSIPVPNVVPGKECKKTLGEMEKFYAQTSEILNNKESILLYPSGKLSRNGKEEIINQYSAYVLLHQSKECNVFLVRISGLWGSAFSRYKTQSTPKLGLVFKAALKALLRRGIFFMPRRIVKVTIHQVNSSYLKQFPTKQDLNAFLSSWFNEERESFPVEVPYA, from the coding sequence ATGATCAGGAAGGTATGGCGAACTATTTATGAAGCTACTTACGCTTTTTTGGTTGGCTCGGCCCTGAAACTACGCTACAAAATAAAAGTAGAAGGAGAAAAGTCCTTAAAACCCAACCCCAATCAAGGGTGTCTATTTTTATCCAATCACGTAGCGGAAATTGATCCTGTAATTCTCGAGTACCTTTTTTGGCCGACTTTCTATGTTCGTCCGCTTGCTGTTGAGTATCTGTTCAAAAATCCTATAGTACGTTTATTTTTAAAATCCGTAGGATCTATACCTGTTCCGAATGTTGTCCCAGGAAAGGAATGTAAAAAGACTCTCGGAGAAATGGAAAAGTTTTACGCTCAAACCTCTGAAATTCTGAATAATAAAGAAAGTATTTTACTCTATCCTTCTGGAAAGTTATCAAGGAACGGTAAAGAAGAAATAATTAATCAGTATTCTGCATATGTGTTATTGCATCAATCTAAGGAGTGCAATGTGTTTTTAGTCCGGATTTCCGGGTTATGGGGAAGCGCATTTTCACGCTATAAAACGCAGTCCACTCCCAAGTTGGGTTTAGTGTTTAAAGCAGCCTTAAAGGCTTTGCTACGTCGAGGTATATTTTTTATGCCAAGACGCATTGTGAAAGTGACAATACATCAAGTGAACAGCAGCTACTTAAAGCAATTTCCTACTAAGCAAGATCTCAATGCCTTTCTTTCTTCGTGGTTTAATGAGGAAAGAGAAAGCTTTCCTGTAGAAGTTCCTTATGCTTAA
- a CDS encoding inositol monophosphatase family protein, whose amino-acid sequence MPSHLLDYQRVAESIVEKTIAELISYRQRLPLVPFWTKPDGSFVTPADYAVQYCLQKKLLTSFPHIPFVGEEVLDPIEDSHKISKILEFVHKLDPKATPDDLLEILTPTKDISSLYWLVDPIDGTSGFIKNRFFAMALSLIHEDQPILAVMACPSTDPHTFKIYSAAKNCGTSLFGTATHSRRLLKSGEVATGRFCEASLAARNQQHHTTRLLSLALPGQPQAYRVDSQYKYAMVAEGSVDFFIRYPFAISHARAWDHAPGAFLVEEAGGVVSDIFGHALNYRRESFSLENHPIILASGSEQIHNNTLEVLQEHLNITPNENLLTY is encoded by the coding sequence ATGCCATCTCATTTGTTGGACTATCAAAGAGTTGCAGAAAGTATAGTTGAGAAAACGATTGCCGAGTTAATCTCTTACCGACAACGCCTACCGTTGGTTCCTTTTTGGACAAAACCCGACGGCTCTTTTGTTACTCCAGCAGACTATGCAGTTCAATATTGCCTGCAAAAAAAGTTACTAACCTCTTTTCCTCATATTCCTTTTGTAGGTGAAGAAGTTCTTGACCCTATAGAAGATAGTCATAAGATCAGTAAAATTTTAGAATTTGTTCATAAATTGGATCCCAAGGCTACGCCTGATGATCTCTTAGAAATACTCACACCCACCAAAGATATTTCATCTTTGTACTGGCTTGTTGATCCTATTGATGGAACGTCCGGATTTATTAAAAACCGCTTTTTTGCCATGGCTTTATCTTTAATTCATGAAGATCAGCCTATTCTTGCTGTTATGGCGTGCCCATCAACCGATCCTCATACATTTAAGATCTATTCTGCAGCTAAAAACTGTGGAACTTCGTTATTTGGCACTGCGACACATTCAAGACGTCTTTTAAAATCTGGAGAAGTTGCAACAGGGAGATTTTGTGAGGCTTCATTAGCGGCGCGTAATCAACAGCATCATACCACCCGATTACTAAGTTTAGCCCTTCCTGGCCAACCTCAAGCTTATCGCGTGGATAGCCAATATAAATACGCCATGGTAGCTGAGGGTTCCGTAGATTTTTTCATCCGTTATCCTTTTGCTATTTCTCATGCTCGCGCTTGGGATCATGCTCCTGGAGCATTTTTAGTAGAAGAAGCTGGAGGGGTCGTCTCCGATATTTTTGGACACGCGTTAAATTACCGTAGGGAGAGTTTCAGTTTAGAAAATCACCCTATCATTTTAGCTTCTGGGAGTGAACAGATTCACAATAACACATTAGAAGTTCTACAAGAACATCTCAATATTACTCCTAATGAAAACTTGTTAACTTATTAA
- a CDS encoding Glu/Leu/Phe/Val dehydrogenase dimerization domain-containing protein, translating to MKYPLVFKDINIEDYERVVEVTCESVQLHAIIALHQTLVGPALGGVRSFAYNSFDEALKDALRLSKGMTYKALLSEVGTGGGKSVIILPKGTSRPTEDMLRAFGQAVDSLGGKYIAAEDLGTTVDDINIINQETPWVCGIADLSGDPSVYTAHGVFLCIKETAEQLWGEPSLKGKKIAIQGLGAVGKKLLHSLFFEGADLYVSDTNQAVINEIEKFYGVTVVAKEAFPTLECDIFVPCAFGGVINRSNVYNLHCQAIVGAANNQLEDPSLGAALHEQGILYAPDYLANAGGLLNVVVAIGQAYCPKTALQKVSRLPVILRDIYEQSANLDKDTVALSDGIVEEKLAAYI from the coding sequence ATGAAGTATCCACTCGTGTTCAAAGATATAAATATAGAAGATTATGAACGTGTAGTAGAGGTAACATGTGAGAGCGTGCAACTACATGCAATCATAGCTTTACATCAAACGTTAGTCGGTCCCGCTTTAGGTGGTGTTCGTTCTTTCGCATATAATTCTTTTGATGAAGCACTCAAGGATGCTTTACGTTTATCTAAAGGGATGACTTATAAAGCCCTTCTTAGTGAAGTCGGAACCGGAGGAGGGAAAAGTGTTATTATTCTTCCTAAGGGGACATCACGCCCAACAGAAGACATGCTTAGAGCTTTTGGACAAGCTGTAGATTCCCTAGGAGGGAAATACATCGCTGCAGAAGATTTAGGCACCACCGTTGACGATATCAATATTATCAATCAAGAAACCCCTTGGGTATGCGGTATAGCAGACCTAAGCGGAGATCCCTCCGTTTACACTGCTCATGGAGTCTTTTTATGTATAAAAGAGACCGCAGAGCAACTTTGGGGAGAGCCCTCCCTAAAGGGTAAAAAAATCGCTATACAAGGCCTCGGAGCCGTAGGGAAGAAGTTATTGCACTCTCTATTTTTTGAAGGTGCCGACCTGTACGTTTCCGATACTAATCAAGCCGTAATCAATGAAATTGAAAAATTTTATGGTGTTACAGTTGTTGCCAAAGAAGCTTTCCCAACCCTAGAGTGTGATATTTTTGTCCCCTGCGCATTTGGAGGGGTCATCAACAGAAGTAATGTTTATAATCTTCACTGCCAGGCAATTGTTGGGGCTGCTAATAACCAATTAGAAGATCCTTCTTTAGGGGCAGCCCTCCATGAACAAGGTATATTGTACGCTCCAGATTATCTAGCGAATGCTGGAGGCCTTCTTAATGTTGTTGTTGCTATTGGCCAAGCTTATTGTCCTAAAACAGCCTTGCAAAAAGTAAGCAGACTTCCTGTCATCCTTAGGGACATCTACGAACAAAGTGCGAATTTAGATAAAGATACAGTAGCTCTATCCGATGGTATCGTAGAAGAAAAACTTGCAGCTTATATTTAA
- a CDS encoding inorganic pyrophosphatase has translation MSEQQSLSIVHPWHGPILTRDNYESLCCYIEITPQDSVKFELDKVSGLLKVDRPQKFSNFCPCLYGLLPRTYCGELSGQYSGEQSLKENIQGDKDPLDVCVLTEKNITHGNILLQAKPIGGLRIIDSGEADDKIIAVLEDDLVFSEINDISDCPCTVLDMIQHYFLTYKATPEHLINAKPAKIEIIGIYGKKEAQKVIELAHQDYLNAFSKSTTAL, from the coding sequence ATGTCTGAACAACAATCTTTATCGATCGTACATCCCTGGCACGGTCCTATACTAACCCGAGATAACTATGAATCTTTATGTTGTTATATAGAAATTACTCCACAGGATTCTGTAAAGTTTGAATTAGACAAGGTCTCTGGTTTATTAAAGGTAGACCGCCCTCAAAAATTTTCTAACTTCTGTCCTTGTCTATATGGATTATTACCTAGGACTTACTGTGGGGAGCTTTCCGGGCAGTATAGTGGGGAGCAAAGCCTTAAGGAGAACATTCAGGGAGATAAGGATCCTTTGGATGTTTGCGTGCTTACTGAGAAAAACATTACTCACGGTAATATCTTACTACAAGCAAAACCGATTGGTGGATTACGTATTATTGATTCTGGGGAAGCAGACGATAAGATTATTGCTGTTCTTGAGGATGATTTAGTATTTTCAGAAATTAATGATATTTCTGATTGCCCTTGTACCGTCTTGGATATGATCCAACATTATTTTCTAACTTACAAAGCGACTCCTGAGCATTTAATCAATGCCAAGCCTGCGAAAATCGAAATAATAGGTATTTATGGGAAGAAAGAAGCTCAGAAGGTAATTGAACTAGCGCATCAAGATTACCTGAATGCGTTTTCTAAGAGTACAACTGCGCTATAG
- a CDS encoding bis(5'-nucleosyl)-tetraphosphatase translates to MTKTKYEYSFGIIPLKFFGTPDRSTLKTCFICHAQGKHWGFPKGHSEDKEGPQEAAERELVEETGLSVVNFFPKVLVEHYSFNDNEVFVRKEVVYFLAEVQGDVHADPSEICDSQWLGIQEGLKLLSFPELRDVAVEADKFINNYLFSY, encoded by the coding sequence ATGACGAAGACAAAGTATGAATATTCTTTTGGTATTATTCCCCTAAAGTTTTTTGGTACCCCTGATAGAAGTACTCTAAAAACTTGTTTTATCTGCCATGCCCAAGGAAAACATTGGGGATTTCCTAAAGGGCATTCTGAAGATAAAGAGGGCCCACAGGAAGCTGCAGAGAGGGAACTGGTTGAAGAGACTGGTTTAAGTGTTGTCAATTTCTTTCCAAAAGTTCTTGTAGAGCACTATTCTTTCAATGATAACGAAGTGTTTGTTCGCAAAGAAGTTGTTTACTTTTTAGCAGAAGTTCAGGGAGATGTACACGCAGACCCGAGTGAAATTTGTGATTCCCAATGGCTAGGCATCCAAGAAGGCTTGAAGTTGTTGAGTTTTCCAGAACTTAGAGACGTCGCTGTAGAAGCCGATAAATTTATTAATAACTACCTATTCTCTTACTAA
- the fabF gene encoding beta-ketoacyl-ACP synthase II, whose amino-acid sequence MSKKRVVVTGLGVVSCHGNEVDTLYDNLLAGISGVRNITSFPCEDYATRFAAWVPEFNPEPYLDKKQARRVDPFITYAVVAAKKAIAMSRWDKDNLPADPLRCGVVIGSGMGGLQTLDEGMERLILSNKKLSPFFIPYIITNMAPALIAMDFGLMGPNYSISTACATANYCIDAAYQHLISGRSDMIVCGGTEAAVNRVGLAGFVANRALSERNDAPEEASRPWDRDRDGFVLGEGAGVLVLETLENALKRGAPIFAEVLGSYTTCDAFHITAPRDDGEGITSCILGALKQSGIPKERVNYINAHGTSTPLGDLSEVLAVRKAFGSHVKNLRMNSTKSLIGHCLGAAGGVEAVVTIQAIQTGKLHPTINIENPIAEIDDFDVVANKAQDWDIDVAMSNSFGFGGHNSTILFSRYIP is encoded by the coding sequence ATGAGTAAAAAACGTGTAGTAGTCACGGGACTGGGTGTTGTTTCTTGTCACGGGAATGAGGTAGACACTCTTTATGATAACTTGCTAGCAGGAATTAGTGGTGTGCGAAATATCACTTCTTTCCCATGTGAGGATTATGCTACCCGTTTTGCCGCTTGGGTTCCTGAATTTAACCCCGAGCCCTACTTAGATAAAAAACAAGCACGAAGAGTTGATCCTTTTATTACCTACGCAGTGGTTGCAGCAAAGAAAGCTATTGCCATGTCTCGATGGGATAAGGATAATCTTCCAGCAGACCCCCTCCGTTGCGGTGTTGTCATCGGTTCAGGCATGGGAGGATTGCAAACTTTAGATGAAGGCATGGAACGCCTTATTCTTTCGAATAAGAAGCTTTCGCCCTTCTTTATTCCCTATATCATTACCAATATGGCTCCCGCGCTAATTGCTATGGATTTTGGTCTTATGGGACCGAATTATTCTATATCCACAGCTTGCGCTACCGCGAACTACTGTATTGACGCAGCTTACCAACATCTTATTTCTGGACGTTCCGACATGATAGTTTGTGGAGGAACGGAGGCAGCAGTGAATCGTGTAGGATTGGCAGGGTTTGTTGCTAATCGTGCTTTGTCAGAAAGAAATGACGCTCCTGAAGAAGCTTCCCGTCCTTGGGATAGAGATCGAGATGGTTTTGTTCTTGGAGAAGGAGCCGGAGTACTAGTTTTAGAGACCCTAGAGAATGCTTTGAAGCGAGGAGCTCCAATATTTGCAGAAGTTCTCGGCTCCTACACCACCTGTGATGCTTTCCATATTACAGCTCCTAGAGATGATGGAGAGGGGATCACTTCGTGTATTCTTGGTGCTTTAAAGCAGTCTGGCATCCCTAAGGAACGTGTAAATTATATTAATGCTCACGGAACATCAACTCCACTGGGTGACTTGTCCGAAGTTTTAGCCGTAAGAAAAGCTTTTGGTAGTCATGTAAAAAATTTGCGAATGAATTCCACAAAGTCTCTAATAGGTCATTGTTTGGGAGCCGCTGGAGGAGTCGAAGCTGTTGTAACAATTCAAGCAATCCAAACTGGGAAGTTACACCCAACGATTAACATAGAGAATCCGATTGCGGAAATTGATGATTTTGATGTGGTTGCAAATAAAGCTCAGGACTGGGATATTGATGTTGCTATGTCAAACTCTTTTGGTTTTGGTGGACATAATTCAACGATATTATTCTCGAGGTATATACCCTAA
- the rsfS gene encoding ribosome silencing factor, translated as MELFCFNLLKVIAKVIDNKKGNNPVVLDVRTISQFTDYFVFAEGNVGVHVKALADTIVQELKEHNVFPLHVEGLSHGDWVVIDCGYIVIHLFVSSVREQYRLEELWKDGAIITSKLLAS; from the coding sequence ATGGAATTATTTTGCTTTAATTTATTAAAAGTAATTGCCAAAGTTATTGATAACAAAAAGGGCAATAACCCTGTTGTCTTAGATGTTCGAACCATTTCTCAGTTTACAGATTATTTTGTTTTTGCTGAAGGGAATGTTGGAGTACATGTAAAAGCTTTGGCAGACACTATCGTACAGGAATTAAAAGAACATAATGTCTTTCCCTTGCATGTAGAAGGGTTGAGTCATGGTGACTGGGTAGTTATAGATTGTGGGTACATCGTCATCCACTTGTTTGTTTCTTCAGTTAGGGAACAATATCGATTAGAAGAGCTTTGGAAAGACGGTGCTATCATTACATCTAAACTTCTAGCTTCTTAA
- a CDS encoding haloacid dehalogenase-like hydrolase: MRQSCIYAFDLDGTLLRGTSSIGFYKYALKQRIFSYKTLPSCCLSLLRFQLFFLDIASFYSHITNSLLAKVAFDDLASAAIDFSNQLDKKDFYSPAIDKLHEALDDPTGEVMIFSSSPDFIVGPIAKRLGANMWYASCFQGISRGQMLENQCLTGDNKAKILSHLKKIGRARSHTFSDNIIDLPFLLLGEEKTVVRPRGRLKKMARKYYWNII; this comes from the coding sequence ATGAGACAATCTTGTATATATGCTTTTGATTTAGACGGAACATTGCTAAGAGGAACTAGTAGCATAGGGTTTTATAAATACGCTTTAAAGCAGCGTATATTCTCTTATAAAACCCTACCCTCATGCTGTTTGTCCTTGCTTCGGTTTCAGCTTTTTTTTTTAGATATCGCCTCATTTTATTCCCATATAACAAATTCTTTGCTTGCCAAAGTCGCTTTTGATGATCTTGCTTCCGCAGCTATAGATTTCTCAAATCAATTAGATAAAAAAGATTTTTATTCTCCAGCAATAGACAAATTACATGAAGCTTTAGATGACCCCACAGGAGAAGTCATGATTTTTTCCTCCTCTCCCGATTTTATTGTCGGGCCTATAGCAAAGAGGTTAGGAGCAAATATGTGGTATGCTTCTTGCTTTCAAGGAATTTCTAGAGGGCAAATGCTTGAAAATCAATGTCTGACAGGAGATAATAAAGCAAAGATTCTTAGCCATCTTAAAAAAATAGGTCGTGCGAGAAGTCATACCTTCTCAGACAATATTATCGACCTACCTTTCCTGCTTCTCGGAGAAGAAAAAACAGTCGTTCGCCCAAGAGGTAGACTGAAAAAAATGGCTAGAAAGTATTATTGGAATATTATTTAA
- the mqnC gene encoding cyclic dehypoxanthinyl futalosine synthase, with translation MHLFTRISFDEGLELFRTSPLEKLQETANILRKQRYPENKVTYVLDANPNYTNICKIDCTFCAFYRKPLAPDAYLLSFEDLRALMHRYVAMGIKTVLLQGGVHPRLGVDYLEECVRITVEEFPSIHPHFFSAVEIAHAARVSGISEAEALQRLWDAGQRTIPGGGAEILSERVRKIISPKKMGPDGWINFHKLAHRLGFRTTATMMFGHIETAHDILLHLEALRNAQDENPGFYSFIPWSYKSGNTALCRKVPNQAPPEMYYRILALARIFLDNFDHIAASWFGEGKEHGIRGLHYGADDFGGTIIDESVHKCTGWSLQSSEDETRAMIISEGFIPVERNTFYEHIGTPAHQP, from the coding sequence ATGCACTTATTTACTAGAATTTCTTTTGACGAAGGACTGGAGTTATTTAGGACAAGTCCTTTAGAGAAACTACAGGAAACTGCGAATATTTTACGTAAGCAGCGTTATCCTGAAAACAAAGTTACTTATGTTCTGGATGCCAACCCTAATTATACAAATATTTGTAAAATTGACTGTACGTTTTGTGCTTTCTATAGAAAGCCCTTGGCCCCTGATGCATATCTCCTTTCCTTTGAAGACTTGCGTGCTTTGATGCACCGTTATGTAGCCATGGGAATTAAAACGGTTCTCCTTCAAGGAGGTGTCCACCCCAGGCTAGGAGTAGATTATCTTGAAGAGTGTGTCCGTATTACTGTTGAGGAATTCCCCTCTATCCATCCGCATTTCTTTTCTGCTGTAGAAATTGCTCATGCCGCTCGCGTGTCAGGGATTAGCGAAGCAGAAGCCTTACAAAGATTATGGGATGCTGGCCAGAGAACTATTCCTGGAGGCGGCGCTGAAATTCTTTCTGAGAGAGTTCGTAAAATCATATCTCCCAAAAAAATGGGCCCAGATGGGTGGATTAACTTCCATAAGTTAGCACATCGTTTAGGATTTCGCACTACAGCAACTATGATGTTTGGTCATATAGAGACTGCTCACGATATTCTTTTACATTTAGAGGCTCTAAGAAACGCTCAGGATGAAAATCCTGGATTTTATAGTTTTATTCCCTGGAGTTACAAATCTGGAAATACAGCGTTGTGTCGTAAGGTTCCCAATCAAGCGCCTCCAGAGATGTATTACCGTATTCTTGCGTTAGCACGTATTTTCTTAGACAATTTTGATCATATAGCGGCTTCTTGGTTTGGAGAAGGCAAAGAGCATGGAATACGTGGTCTTCATTATGGAGCAGATGATTTCGGGGGGACGATTATCGATGAGAGTGTGCATAAGTGCACAGGGTGGTCACTACAGAGCTCTGAAGACGAAACACGAGCTATGATTATTTCCGAAGGATTCATCCCCGTAGAAAGAAACACATTCTATGAGCATATAGGCACTCCTGCTCATCAGCCATAA
- the miaA gene encoding tRNA (adenosine(37)-N6)-dimethylallyltransferase MiaA has translation MRATEFQADASASQEYDVCLDPQKSFMKLFKRTVILLSGPTGSGKTDVSLWLAPMIDGEIISVDSMQVYRGMDIGTAKVSLEARKRIPHYLIDICHVQELFNAVDFYYQAIQACQSILSRNKVPILVGGSGFYFHTFLSGPPEGPPADRGFRDQLALYIQEHGLEFLYENLCKKDPEYAKTITKNDKNKIVRALEIIHLTGKKVSEHHWSSEAIESKEYHCRGWFLSSPKDLLRDNIQLRCQRMLDNNLIGEVQRLLQQGIKDNSSASRAIGYREWIGFLEQGAPEDAYEATKQKFITNTWHYTKKQRTWFKRYPIFRELSTLGLSAEAIAEKIAEDYFLYG, from the coding sequence ATGCGTGCTACAGAATTTCAAGCTGATGCAAGTGCCTCGCAAGAGTACGACGTCTGTTTAGATCCTCAAAAGTCATTTATGAAACTGTTTAAACGAACAGTTATTTTACTTTCAGGTCCCACAGGATCCGGGAAAACAGACGTTTCCTTATGGCTGGCTCCCATGATTGATGGAGAAATTATCTCCGTAGATTCCATGCAAGTCTACCGCGGCATGGATATCGGAACAGCAAAGGTTTCTTTAGAAGCTAGAAAGAGGATACCTCACTACTTAATTGATATTTGCCACGTTCAAGAACTGTTCAATGCCGTAGATTTCTATTATCAAGCAATACAAGCTTGCCAGAGTATCCTTTCTAGAAACAAAGTGCCTATTCTTGTGGGAGGATCAGGATTTTATTTTCATACGTTTCTTTCGGGCCCTCCTGAAGGCCCTCCAGCTGATCGGGGATTTCGTGATCAACTTGCTTTGTATATACAAGAGCACGGGTTGGAATTTTTATACGAAAACTTATGCAAAAAAGATCCTGAATATGCAAAGACGATCACAAAAAATGACAAGAACAAAATCGTTCGCGCCTTAGAAATTATCCATCTTACAGGTAAAAAAGTCTCAGAACATCATTGGAGTTCCGAAGCAATAGAATCTAAGGAATATCATTGTCGAGGCTGGTTTCTCTCATCTCCAAAAGATCTGCTGCGCGATAATATCCAATTGCGTTGTCAAAGGATGCTCGATAACAACTTAATCGGTGAAGTGCAGCGACTGTTGCAGCAGGGAATCAAAGATAATTCATCAGCGTCCAGGGCGATAGGCTATAGAGAATGGATTGGTTTCCTTGAGCAAGGTGCTCCAGAAGATGCCTATGAAGCTACGAAGCAAAAGTTTATAACAAATACCTGGCACTATACCAAAAAACAAAGAACATGGTTTAAGCGCTATCCTATATTCCGAGAGCTATCTACTTTGGGATTGTCCGCAGAAGCTATCGCAGAAAAAATAGCTGAAGATTACTTTCTTTATGGCTGA
- a CDS encoding STAS domain-containing protein → MEWLTKQYGDIFIVSLEGTLDAVSVPQLETFLESKVQEGKNKIVLNFLQVTYMSSAGIRLLFSFSKLLQSRQGLLCVCCVQDIVAEVIGIAGVDQVIPVCQSEQECFTRF, encoded by the coding sequence ATGGAGTGGTTAACTAAACAGTACGGAGATATTTTTATTGTTTCTTTAGAAGGGACTTTAGATGCTGTTTCTGTACCGCAATTGGAGACATTTCTAGAAAGTAAAGTTCAAGAAGGAAAGAATAAAATCGTATTAAACTTTCTTCAGGTTACTTATATGAGTAGTGCGGGTATTCGACTTTTATTTTCCTTTTCTAAGTTGTTGCAATCGCGTCAGGGACTTCTTTGTGTTTGTTGTGTCCAAGACATAGTCGCGGAAGTTATTGGCATAGCAGGAGTAGACCAGGTTATACCTGTATGTCAGTCAGAACAAGAATGTTTTACTAGATTTTAA
- the cutA gene encoding divalent-cation tolerance protein CutA, with translation MTPVIIFTQLSSHEEAELISMTLVKEKLAACVHVFPKGKSTYMWQGSLCVSEEYHMQIKTVFSQFTPVSNVIRSLCSYDVPEIVLVKIDMGDEEYLRWLSLESASETTQD, from the coding sequence ATGACCCCTGTTATTATTTTCACTCAGTTATCTTCTCATGAAGAAGCTGAGCTTATTTCTATGACTTTAGTCAAAGAAAAACTTGCTGCATGCGTGCATGTTTTCCCCAAGGGGAAATCTACTTATATGTGGCAAGGTTCTCTCTGTGTTTCTGAAGAATACCATATGCAAATTAAAACTGTATTTTCGCAATTTACCCCCGTTTCTAATGTAATTCGCTCGTTATGCTCTTATGACGTTCCGGAAATCGTTTTGGTTAAAATTGATATGGGAGATGAGGAATATTTACGTTGGTTATCTCTAGAAAGCGCTTCAGAAACCACTCAGGACTGA
- a CDS encoding KH domain-containing protein: protein MEEFVAYIVKNLVAEPEAVEIRSIQDEAGESIKLEIRVAPDDIGKIIGRRGNTIHALRTILRRVCARLKKKIQIDLIQPEGSNPATGEGAESSNDFCLDSTSSNNSEVKHQCCGANAYCSSDDEDKEVSLSDHQECGCQHHSE, encoded by the coding sequence ATGGAAGAGTTTGTAGCATATATCGTGAAAAATTTAGTTGCTGAACCTGAAGCTGTGGAAATTCGTTCTATTCAGGATGAAGCTGGTGAATCTATCAAGTTAGAGATCCGTGTGGCACCCGATGATATCGGAAAGATCATAGGAAGAAGAGGAAACACTATACACGCGTTAAGGACCATTCTTAGACGTGTATGTGCTAGATTAAAAAAGAAGATTCAAATCGATTTGATTCAGCCTGAAGGTAGCAATCCAGCTACTGGGGAAGGCGCGGAAAGTTCTAATGATTTCTGTCTTGATTCCACTAGCTCTAACAATTCAGAAGTAAAGCATCAATGCTGTGGCGCCAATGCCTATTGTTCCTCTGATGACGAAGATAAAGAAGTTTCTTTATCTGACCATCAAGAATGTGGCTGCCAGCATCATTCTGAATAA